The genomic stretch ACGATGACTAAACCCGTTCCAGACGGCATCAGTATCGCACCTTGGTCGCTTGGCTGCCAAGCGCTTTTCGTCATGGCATCTCCAACGGGAACAAGCTCCGCTTCGGGGACGACTGGGTTTTTGGCGTCTTGAGTGAAGCGCCAGGGGAGCCCCGAGCAATCGCCGCCGCACCAGCGAGCTCACGCTGCGGGGCACGACGCGAAGTTGATAAATCGCAGGGGATGATGCGCGAGGTTCAACCCTGCGCGCACTTTACCCATGCCCGTGGGTATGGTCTTGCCCCTGACCTCCCGGAATCTCCCGATCTCCCTTTGTATCTTGGCGGGCCTGCCGCCCACGGGCCGGGTTACGCGCTGTTTTTGACCGACGGGGCCGAAGCGGTGCTCGTGGGCGGCAAGGACAAACCCCAGGTGGTGCGCCTGGCGCTTGAGGGCGCCAACCCCCACCCGGCGGCCCAGGCCCTCGAGGAGCAGGCCGCCAAGAGCGCCTACTTCCTCAGCAACAACCCAGCGCGCTGGCGCACGGGAGTCGCCCACAACGGCCGGGTACGGTATGAGGCCGTCTACCGCGGCATCGACCTGGTCTATTACGGGGCGGGTCGCCAACTGGAGTACGACTGGATATTGGCCCCGGGCGCCGACCCCGGCCGGATCCCCTGCGCTTCGGGCCGGGCACGCCGGTGCGGTTGGACGAAGCCAGCGGTGATCTGACGCTTGGCCATGCCGGTCAGGACGTGCGGCTGCAGAAGCCGGTGGCCTACCAAGTGGTCGAGGGCCGCCGGGTGTCGGTCGAAGCGCGTTACGCCTTGGAAGCCGGTGGGCGGGTGAGCTTGGCGATAGGCGGCTACGATGCCGGCCGGCCGCTGGTCATTGACCCGGTGTTGGTCTATTCCACCTACCTGGGCGGCAGCGGCGGTGACGCGGGCCAGGGCATCGCGGTGGACCTGGCCGGCAACGCCTACGTGACGGGCTTCACCGATTCGGCCAGTTTTCCCACCGCCCACCCGCGGCCTCAGGCGCCACCCTCCACGGGGCTCAGGAGGCCTTTGTGGCGAAACTCGCGGGCCAGTAGATCCCTCCCCGGGGATCATACCGCTCAGACAGTTATCTGGGTAGAATGCCGGCTCAGGGGGATGTCGGCGCCGGAGGATGTGGCGTACTTGCGGCAGAAAGCGTTGCTCACGGGTTCTGCCGCCCCTTCAGCAAATCCAACCCGGCGGGGCGGGTGTTTGTTTGGATGGGCGTACGGACGTGACGCCTCAGGAGGGCTGGATCGGGGGGAACGCCTTCCCAGGGTAAACCCCACTGCCATTTAGTTAAGGACGGCAGGCCGGGTATTGCCTTCGTCCCGCAGGGACGGCTGAGGTTAGGCAGGCACTTTAGTGCCTGTACCTGTACCTGTACCTGTGCGGGCGTTCCCCAGCGGTTGCGTCCCCTCGGGACGCCTGAAGGCGTGCGCCAAGCCAAGCGGGCGTCAACGGTGGGGCGCCGTTCGGGTGTTCGTCGCCGGGGGTCGCGCCGGGTTTGGCCGGCCTTTTGGGAGCCGGGCACCCTGCGGGCCAGCGTTTCAGGCGTCCGTACAGGACGCGATCGCTCTTAAATGCCCCGTCCAGGGACTGAAAGTCCCTGGCTAACCTCAGCCGTCCCTGCGGGACGAAAGCGCCCCCATCCAGCGGCCCTTAACTAAATGGCAGTGGGGTAAACCCTGGGCTAAGTTCCTTCGGCCCCTTGGGCCTAGGCTGCTTATACGGTCTAATAGGTGTAACTCCGGCAGGGAACCTGGGCAGGAAGACAAGATTTTACCTCCGTGGCCGTCGAAATGGTATAAGGGGGATCGCGTCCCGCATCAGGGACGCCTGAAACGCTGCCCCGGAGGTTTCGACTCCCAAGAGGCCGGCCAAACACGGCGCAACCATCAACGCTAAAAACCCGAACGTCCCCCCAACCGTCGACGCCCGCTTGGCTTGGCGCACGCCTTCAGGCGTCCCAACGGGCACGCTGCGGTATAACCCAAATAACGGCGTCCGCAAATCGGTTCTCGGCGGGAGACATTTGAATTGGACCTCGCGCCGAAGCTGGTTGATTCGTACCTGGAGAAGTTTCGGCTGTTCCGAGCGCCAGTGAAATGCTCTCGATAATCCATCAATCCTTTTAGGCCGCCCCAGCGGCCCAAAGTAAACACCCCCCACGTCAAAACTGCTCCCCCGGTATGAAAAACAAGTCACCCGTTATTCTTGGCATCTCCCTCCTCTTGCTCGCCGTAATCGGTCCGGTGTTCTGGAAAGCACAGGGCGCCGAACCGATATGCTGGTACGGAATGATGCCTCATCCGTACATGTCCTTGGTGCAAAAGGGCGTCGAAGCCTGCGCAAAGGATTACAACGTCAAAATATATACCACCGTCGGGCAAGAATGGACCCAGGCGAACGAAACGCAGAACGTCGAGGCGCTTTCCACCCGCGGATACAAAGCGTTCAGCATTTTTCCCGCGGATCCGACGGGTTCAAACGGGCTCTTCCAAGGGTTGAAAAGCCGCGGGATCTTCGTCGTGGCCTTCGGAGCCGAGCCGAACTTGCCGACGCCCGCCAGCTTTACGGTGGCAACGGACATCAAAGGGGCTGCCATGCGGGCCTGTGAGGATCTGATCAAGTTCATGGGTGACAAAGGTAACATCCTGAACGTCCTTGAAACCGTCACGGATATAAACACCAAGAAGCGTGACGAAGGCGTGAACGAAGTGGTCGCGAAACATCCGAACGTTCACATCATTCAGACGATCTCGGATATGACCCAACAGAGCGTGGCAAGAAACAAGATTGAGTCCGCCTTGGCCGCCCGGGGAAACGAAATCGATGGCATGATCACGACCGGGTACAACCCCACGGTGGCGGCAGCGGCGCTTCTCACTGAGCGTCATAAGAATGCTCAAAGCAAACGGATCCGCTTTGTCGGCATCGATACGGATCCGACGGTCCTGCAGGCGATTCGGGACGGTTACATCGACGGGACGATTGCTCAGAATCCTTTTGGCCACGGCTACATCAGCTGTGCGCTGCTCAAGCTCATGTTAGACGGTTGGAAACCGGCCAAGCCGTATCAGTTCATCGAAGCCGGCGATGTGCTCATTACGAAGGACAACGTAGACACGTATTCGAAAGAGGTCGATGCCATCACCCGGAAGCTGAAGGACAATCTGACCACCGCATACCTCACAAAGGGTGAGACGAACAAGTAGGCGACCGTGACGTCATGACCGCCTCCGGCAAGGAACCGGCAAAGGGATCGCTGACGCTTCGAGGAATCAGCAAGAGCTTTCCAGGGGTCAGAGCGGTCGATAACGTCAGCCTTGAGTTCCATCCGGGGGAAATCCACGCCCTGATGGGGGAGAATGGGGCAGGGAAGAGCACCCTCATGAAAATGATCACCGGGATCTATCAACCTGATTCCGGTGAGATGAGCTTCGACGGCAAGCCGTTAAGTCCGAAGAGTTACCGGGAGTCCCTGGCCATGGGCATCGACATCGTTCACCAGGAAATCCAGGCGGTTCCGGATGCCAGCGTTGCCGAAAACATCATGCTCGATAAGCTGTCGCGGGTCGTGGCGGGCGGCAGGATCAGCTGGAAACGGCTGTACGAGGAGGCGTCGTTGTACATGCGGCAGGTTGGCTTGAACCTTCCGCCCTCGACGGTGGTCCGTCAGCTGAGTGCGGCGCACAAACAGCTCATCCAGATTGCGCGGGCTCTGGCCGCGCAAGCGACGGTGATCCTCCTGGACGAACCGACGAGCAGCCTCTCAACCAAGGAAGCCGATAACCTTTTTGACCTTCTCGAAGGTCTCAAAAAGCGAGGAGTGACGCTGATTTACGTGTCGCACAAGCTCGAGGAAGTTTACCGGATTGCGGATAGGATCAGCGTCTTGCGAGACGGGAAGTTGATGGGAACTCGCAAAAGTGCGGAGCTTGAACGTCAGGAGCTGGTGCGAATGATGATCGGCAGGGATGTCCGGGAACAGCGAATCGGTCCTACGGAAATCAACGAGCAACGCGTCGCTTTAAAAGTCGAAGGCCTGACCAAGGCAGGGAAATGCAGGGACATCTCTTTCGAGCTGCATGAAGGCGAGATCTTAGGTTTTTACGGCCTCGTCGGCGCGGGACGAAGCGAGTTTGCACGGGTGCTGATCGGCGAGGATCCGGCAACGTCGGGGTCCGTCCATGTGAACGGCAGGAAGGCGGGGATCAATCGGGTTGCGGATGCGTTGTTCCGGTACAAAATCGGCTATGTGACGGAGAACAGGAAAGAAGAGGGCCTGTTTCTGGATGAGCCGGTGGTCACCAACCTAACGCTGCTGGTGTGGGAGAAAATGCGGCATCGACTGACCCGTTACGTCAGCAGAAGGAAAGAGGACGAA from Verrucomicrobiota bacterium encodes the following:
- a CDS encoding SBBP repeat-containing protein, which codes for MDEASGDLTLGHAGQDVRLQKPVAYQVVEGRRVSVEARYALEAGGRVSLAIGGYDAGRPLVIDPVLVYSTYLGGSGGDAGQGIAVDLAGNAYVTGFTDSASFPTAHPRPQAPPSTGLRRPLWRNSRASRSLPGDHTAQTVIWVECRLRGMSAPEDVAYLRQKALLTGSAAPSANPTRRGGCLFGWAYGRDASGGLDRGERLPRVNPTAI
- a CDS encoding substrate-binding domain-containing protein, which gives rise to MKNKSPVILGISLLLLAVIGPVFWKAQGAEPICWYGMMPHPYMSLVQKGVEACAKDYNVKIYTTVGQEWTQANETQNVEALSTRGYKAFSIFPADPTGSNGLFQGLKSRGIFVVAFGAEPNLPTPASFTVATDIKGAAMRACEDLIKFMGDKGNILNVLETVTDINTKKRDEGVNEVVAKHPNVHIIQTISDMTQQSVARNKIESALAARGNEIDGMITTGYNPTVAAAALLTERHKNAQSKRIRFVGIDTDPTVLQAIRDGYIDGTIAQNPFGHGYISCALLKLMLDGWKPAKPYQFIEAGDVLITKDNVDTYSKEVDAITRKLKDNLTTAYLTKGETNK
- a CDS encoding sugar ABC transporter ATP-binding protein, with the protein product MTASGKEPAKGSLTLRGISKSFPGVRAVDNVSLEFHPGEIHALMGENGAGKSTLMKMITGIYQPDSGEMSFDGKPLSPKSYRESLAMGIDIVHQEIQAVPDASVAENIMLDKLSRVVAGGRISWKRLYEEASLYMRQVGLNLPPSTVVRQLSAAHKQLIQIARALAAQATVILLDEPTSSLSTKEADNLFDLLEGLKKRGVTLIYVSHKLEEVYRIADRISVLRDGKLMGTRKSAELERQELVRMMIGRDVREQRIGPTEINEQRVALKVEGLTKAGKCRDISFELHEGEILGFYGLVGAGRSEFARVLIGEDPATSGSVHVNGRKAGINRVADALFRYKIGYVTENRKEEGLFLDEPVVTNLTLLVWEKMRHRLTRYVSRRKEDEAAGKMVSALAVRTRSLAEVVGNLSGGNQQKISIGRWLLADCDILILDEPTVGVDVGSKEQIHQLIWNLARVERKAIIVISSEMAEVIRLSSRVLIFADQRIIGEVSRLDDRSYADVRDEIGHLLSAVH